CATGATGCTCAATCATGCCGTGGAAATGGCGGCAGAAGGGTCCGAGTTGGTTATGCTGGGCCAGATGAACATGGCCAAAGGGGTTGACGAGATCAGCATCAAGCATGGCCAAATGATGATCGAGGACGCCGAGAAAATGGTCAGGGATACATTGGGCGGCAAGGCAATGAAAGATCTGCATCAACACGGTCATGGCCCGGAGGCCTCCGCCGATATGGCCTACACCCATGAGCTTGGCAAGGCTGCCTTGGAATACATTGAACTTCTGAAGAAAATGTCCAGCGCCCCTGCGCACCATTGATTGTTTGACAAGAGCAGCACGAGTTTTATGCCGCAAAATGGTTATTGACCATCCCTTGTTCCGAAAGGCCCGCCGATGGGCAGGCGGGTCTTTTTCATTCAGCACGATTTACAGGATTGTCTCGTCAGCTACCCAAACCGCGGCCTAAATGGCGTCTGCAAAATGGTTCTGCCTTCCCCTGATCGGCAAACGAGCAAAAGGAGAGAAGAGATGAGTCGAACGGTTCTCGGCATCGTCGGAAGCTACCGCAAGGGCGGCACCATCGACCAGGCGGTCTCGGCGGTGCTGGCTGCCGCGGCGGAGCGTGGAGCCGCCACCGAAAAGATCTACCTGCTCGACTCGCGCATCGAGTTCTGCACCAACTGCCGCAGTTGCACTCAACACCCCGGACCCGATCCCGGTCGGTGCTACCTCGAAGACGATATGGCCGGACTCATCGAGAGGATCGTGGGCGCCGACGCCCTGGTTCTTGGGGCCCCGGTCAACTTCGGCAATGTCAACGCTCTGACCCAGCGGTTCCTGGAGCGGCTGGCCGGCTACTCCTTCTGGCCCTGGGGACAGCCGGCGCCGAAGATGCGCAAGAAAGGCCGGCCGCCGAAACCGGCCGTGCTCGTCACGGCGAGCGCCATGCCGGCAATCATGGGGAGGCTGTTCACCGGCTCCCTGCGAGGATTGAAACTGGGTGCCGCCGCCGTCGGGGCCAAGCCCGTCGCCACCCTGTTCGTCGGTCTCGCCGCCCAGCGGGAGCACCATGAACTGTCAGCGCGAATGATCCACAACGCCCGCAGCGCCGGGCAAAAGCTGGTGGCGCGGCGATAACCGCGTCACCTCCCCGGCACCGCCCACCTGCGGTATAATTTCCTTGTACCCTGCCGGAGGCGCCCAATCAGGTGCGCCCGGCCCCATCCCCCCACGAAACAGTCCGCGCCCGCGAAAGGTAGTGCTCATGCGCTTCCACCGGACCCTCGGTCAACATTCCTACTCCTTCGACAGCCTGAAGAGCCTCATGGCCAAGGCCAGCCCGGAGCGCTCGGGGGACCGGCTGGCGGGCGTCGCCGCGGCCAGCATGGAGGAGCGCGTCGCCGCCCAGCTCTGTCTGGCGGAGGTGCCGCTCAAGACCTTTCTCGAAGAGCCGCTTATTCCCTACGAGGCGGACGAAGTCACGCGCCTGATTGTCGATACCCACGACCCGGCGGCGTTGGCGCCGGTCGGCTCCTTCACGGTCGGCGAACTGCGCGAATGGCTGCTCTCCTACGAGACCG
This portion of the Desulfuromonadales bacterium genome encodes:
- a CDS encoding flavodoxin family protein, whose translation is MSRTVLGIVGSYRKGGTIDQAVSAVLAAAAERGAATEKIYLLDSRIEFCTNCRSCTQHPGPDPGRCYLEDDMAGLIERIVGADALVLGAPVNFGNVNALTQRFLERLAGYSFWPWGQPAPKMRKKGRPPKPAVLVTASAMPAIMGRLFTGSLRGLKLGAAAVGAKPVATLFVGLAAQREHHELSARMIHNARSAGQKLVARR